From Salvia splendens isolate huo1 chromosome 16, SspV2, whole genome shotgun sequence, a single genomic window includes:
- the LOC121770314 gene encoding F-box protein At5g07610-like translates to MELNDIIKDNLLPFLPAKTLIKFLSVSKEWNQWIKSPLLAFQQSRHFTKLSGFFAQNQHQDPSFITLDSTSYGVPMPTLNFLPEPVDLLASSSGLLVCQGRDANEPIYICNPAIMEWTTLPPPLLYHGAGAGTVLAFDPSPRNIEQRYNLICAVPILGCGNGSELSFEVYNSRSRLWRVLGNTLIEMVEDLAIIGPGFYMKGVAYWLTNAGMVVAFDVERELHEVIPLDTPPSVCVSEGVLTEMGGELCYIGLRHLSGDRYEVMIHGGMALGLQRAVEMSVGEWGCCQIRILPGFDGETVMIVGEDCIYCYGISDGSLQRKIGVGYESASASKHLAYVNSLVELV, encoded by the coding sequence ATGGAGCTGAATGACATAATCAAAGACAACCTCCTCCCCTTCCTCCCTGCCAAAACCCTCATCAAATTCCTCTCCGTCTCCAAGGAATGGAACCAATGGATCAAATCCCCTCTCCTCGCCTTCCAGCAGAGCCGCCACTTCACCAAACTCTCCGGCTTCTTCGCCCAAAATCAACACCAAGACCCCTCATTCATCACCCTGGACTCCACCTCCTATGGCGTCCCGATGCCCACCCTCAACTTCCTCCCCGAGCCCGTCGACCTCCTCGCCTCCTCCAGCGGCCTCCTCGTCTGCCAAGGCCGCGACGCCAACGAGCCAATCTACATCTGCAACCCGGCCATCATGGAGTGGACCACCCTGCCCCCTCCCCTGCTCTACCACGGGGCCGGGGCTGGCACCGTCCTCGCCTTCGACCCTTCCCCACGAAACATCGAGCAGAGGTACAATCTGATATGCGCTGTCCCCATCCTCGGCTGTGGGAATGGCAGTGAGCTTAGCTTCGAGGTTTACAACTCCAGGTCGCGTTTGTGGAGAGTGTTGGGCAATACGTTAATCGAAATGGTGGAGGATCTTGCAATAATCGGCCCCGGCTTCTACATGAAGGGGGTGGCCTACTGGCTCACAAACGCGGGGATGGTGGTCGCGTTTGATGTCGAGAGGGAGCTGCACGAGGTCATACCTCTGGACACGCCTCCTTCCGTTTGTGTCTCGGAGGGCGTCTTGACAGAGATGGGAGGGGAGCTTTGCTACATCGGGTTGCGCCACTTGTCGGGGGATAGGTACGAGGTGATGATCCACGGGGGGATGGCGTTGGGCTTGCAGCGAGCGGTGGAGATGAGCGTTGGGGAGTGGGGTTGTTGCCAGATTAGGATTCTCCCGGGGTTCGATGGGGAGACGGTGATGATTGTGGGGGAGGATTGCATCTATTGTTATGGGATAAGTGATGGGAGTCTTCAAAGGAAGATTGGGGTTGGGTATGAATCTGCTTCAGCAAGTAAGCATCTGGCTTATGTGAACAGTTTGGTTGAGTTGGTTTAG
- the LOC121770804 gene encoding agamous-like MADS-box protein TM6 isoform X2: MDSFSMKKDEILKEAKKITRLCDAEVSIILLTTHNFYLYTSPTSSMKKIIDQYQSTVGVDLWSSHYEKMQEELGRLKDENTALKREIMQRRGEEVDGMDIKELCNLEEEMLNAAKIIQTRKNLVMRCRIDTYRKKEEAFERRHGRVLDQDGFDSAAAFAGIVHPANPVPVQQLAHLRIDEGKGSCVTTEAMEVEYSD; this comes from the exons ATGGATTCTTTCTCCATgaaaaaagatgagattttgaagGAAGCCAAAAAAATCACCCGTCTCTGTGATGCTGAGGTCTCAATCATCTTGCTCACCACCCACAATTTCTATCTTTACACCAGCCCCACTTCCTC GATGAAGAAAATCATTGATCAGTACCAGAGCACAGTGGGTGTTGATCTATGGAGCAGTCATTATGAG AAAATGCAAGAAGAGTTGGGAAGATTGAAAGATGAGAACACTGCACTTAAAAGAGAGATCAT GCAGAGAAGAGGTGAAGAAGTTGATGGTATGGATATAAAGGAACTATGCAATCTTGAGGAGGAAATGCTTAATGCTGCCAAAATCATACAAACCAGAAAG AACCTAGTGATGCGCTGTCGTATTGATACTTACAGGAAAAAG GAGGAGGCGTTCGAGCGTCGACACGGGCGAGTGCTAGACCAGGATGGCTTCGACTCTGCTGCTGCGTTTGCAGGCATAGTTCATCCCGCCAATCCCGTTCCTGTGCAACAGCTTGCTCACCTTCGTATAGACGAAGGCAAGGGTAGCTGTGTTACTACAGAAGCTATGGAGGTTGAGTATTCTGATTAA
- the LOC121770804 gene encoding agamous-like MADS-box protein TM6 isoform X1, whose amino-acid sequence MDSFSMKKDEILKEAKKITRLCDAEVSIILLTTHNFYLYTSPTSSMKKIIDQYQSTVGVDLWSSHYEKMQEELGRLKDENTALKREIMQRRGEEVDGMDIKELCNLEEEMLNAAKIIQTRKNLVMRCRIDTYRKKVRNLEDIQRHICLNLEEAFERRHGRVLDQDGFDSAAAFAGIVHPANPVPVQQLAHLRIDEGKGSCVTTEAMEVEYSD is encoded by the exons ATGGATTCTTTCTCCATgaaaaaagatgagattttgaagGAAGCCAAAAAAATCACCCGTCTCTGTGATGCTGAGGTCTCAATCATCTTGCTCACCACCCACAATTTCTATCTTTACACCAGCCCCACTTCCTC GATGAAGAAAATCATTGATCAGTACCAGAGCACAGTGGGTGTTGATCTATGGAGCAGTCATTATGAG AAAATGCAAGAAGAGTTGGGAAGATTGAAAGATGAGAACACTGCACTTAAAAGAGAGATCAT GCAGAGAAGAGGTGAAGAAGTTGATGGTATGGATATAAAGGAACTATGCAATCTTGAGGAGGAAATGCTTAATGCTGCCAAAATCATACAAACCAGAAAG AACCTAGTGATGCGCTGTCGTATTGATACTTACAGGAAAAAG GTGAGAAATTTGGAAGATATTCAAAGACATATATGTCTCAACTTG GAGGAGGCGTTCGAGCGTCGACACGGGCGAGTGCTAGACCAGGATGGCTTCGACTCTGCTGCTGCGTTTGCAGGCATAGTTCATCCCGCCAATCCCGTTCCTGTGCAACAGCTTGCTCACCTTCGTATAGACGAAGGCAAGGGTAGCTGTGTTACTACAGAAGCTATGGAGGTTGAGTATTCTGATTAA